The following are encoded in a window of Ricinus communis isolate WT05 ecotype wild-type chromosome 4, ASM1957865v1, whole genome shotgun sequence genomic DNA:
- the LOC8258336 gene encoding transcription factor bHLH36 isoform X2: MFPLQQGNELCFKISSNPHQQQHTLIPQDLILDHPELLHACTDVTHNVGKSRRQKLMSADNNNKNDHGINTPSLITNDKKKMMHRDIERQRRQEMATLHASLRSLLPLEYIKGKRSISDHMNEAVNYIKHLRKRIEELDTKRDELKQQMNIRDIPSGSSGGSSGDCSPSSGVLIRPCLGGIEISFSSNLREKGQGFTLSRVLQVLLEAEISVVNCVSTNVNKRVLHTIQTETVNAAVWHPK, translated from the exons ATGTTTCCTTTACAACAAGGCAATGAGTTGTGCTTCAAGATTTCCTCGAATCCTCATCAACAACAACACACATTAATCCCACAAGATCTGATTCTGGATCATCCTGAACTACTTCATGCCTGCACTGATGTAACACATAACGTGGGAAAAAGTCGGCGGCAAAAATTGATGTCTGCGgacaacaacaataaaaatgaTCATGGGATTAACACTCCTAGTCTTATTACTAATgataagaagaaaatgatgcaTAGAGATATTGAAAGACAAAGAAGGCAAGAAATGGCTACCCTTCATGCTTCTCTTCGATCTTTACTGCCTCTTGAATATATTAAG GGAAAGCGTTCTATATCTGATCACATGAACGAGGCTGTGAATTATATAAAGCATTTAAGGAAGAGGATTGAAGAACTGGATACTAAAAGGGATGAGTTAAAGCAGCAGATGAATATAAGAGATATTCCCTCGGGAAGTAGTGGTGGAAGTTCAGGTGATTGTTCCCCAAGTAGTGGAGTTTTGATCCGGCCTTGTTTGGGTGGCATTGAGATTAGTTTCAGTAGTAATTTAAGGGAGAAAGGCCAAGGTTTCACCCTATCACGAGTACTACAAGTACTGCTTGAAGCAGAAATATCAGTAGTTAACTGTGTTTCCACCAATGTAAACAAAAGGGTCTTGCATACCATCCAGACTGAG ACTGTCAATGCCGCAGTTTGGCATCCCAAGTAA
- the LOC8266002 gene encoding receptor-like serine/threonine-protein kinase At4g25390, with translation MPSRSLPPESPQPSFAQFHHHHHPLSSRLLPPLTAATAAFSFLLIFAVCFRKITRKRTVPSDSKPPHRFSYSALRRATNSFSSSLRLGQGGFGSVYRGTLPNGELVAVKMMDSGSLQGEREFQNELLFASKLESDYIITPLGFSSDRKHRTMLLIYQLMPNGNLQDALLHRKCPELMTWKKRFGIAVDIAKGIAYLHGLDPPVIHGDIKPSNILLDQFFNAKIADFGLAWLNSENQNQNQNQCEIKIEESNDGGLELKSKAELESNNGGLEVKKAELESNNGGLEVKKAELESNNGEDCGSMVETASVTTGFEEFNLLGVDQSPVSVAVTSPEGNFDGASVESVKVKETSASGRYWWWKQDNKIDMVENGAVKDYVMEWIGTEIKKERPKSDWIGAASSSSSNNQSIAKIDKKKNRKRLDWWVSLEEEKEQKILKKEKRRQPREWWKEEYCEELEKKKKKKKKKKREIGTSSDGNGGEDWWPRDDDLYVEEKKKKKKRSRSRSSIGSIDWFSGELFRGNHISHDSLSGEIPKSGGISSTPSMRGTVCYVAPEYGGGGLLSDKSDVYSFGVLLLVLIAGRRPLQVTSSPMSEFQRANLIHWARHLARAGKLLDLVDQSVQCLDRDQALLCITVALLCLQKSPTRRPCMKEVVGMLTGELEPPQLPIEFSPSTPSRFPFKSRSHKKVR, from the coding sequence ATGCCATCTCGCTCTCTACCACCTGAATCTCCGCAGCCATCTTTCGCCCAgttccaccaccaccaccaccctCTCTCCTCCCGTCTCCTCCCCCCACTAACCGCCGCCACCGCCGCTTTCTCCTTTCTCCTGATATTCGCCGTCTGTTTCCGTAAAATCACCCGCAAACGCACAGTCCCTTCAGACTCTAAGCCGCCTCATCGGTTCTCCTACTCCGCACTCCGCCGCGCCACCAACTCTTTCTCGTCATCCCTTCGTCTAGGACAAGGCGGGTTCGGGTCCGTATATCGCGGAACTCTCCCAAATGGTGAGCTCGTAGCAGTCAAAATGATGGACTCAGGGTCTCTTCAAGGAGAGCGTGAGTTCCAAAACGAGCTACTTTTCGCATCGAAGCTGGAGTCTGATTACATCATCACACCCCTGGGTTTTTCTTCTGATAGGAAACACCGTACCATGTTATTGATTTATCAGCTCATGCCTAATGGTAACTTGCAGGATGCACTTCTACACAGAAAGTGTCCTGAATTGATGACGTGGAAAAAAAGGTTTGGGATTGCTGTTGATATTGCTAAAGGTATTGCATATCTTCATGGATTGGATCCTCCTGTTATTCATGGTGATATTAAGCCCAGTAATATTTTGTTGGATCAGTTTTTTAATGCCAAGATTGCAGATTTTGGATTGGCTTGGTTGAATTCTGagaatcagaatcagaatcagaatcagtGTGAGATTAAGATTGAGGAGAGTAATGATGGCGGATTAGAGTTAAAAAGCAAAGCTGAATTGGAGAGTAATAATGGTGGATTGGAGGTAAAGAAAGCTGAATTAGAGAGTAATAATGGTGGATTGGAGGTAAAGAAAGCTGAATTAGAGAGTAATAATGGTGAGGATTGTGGATCTATGGTCGAGACTGCAAGTGTGACTACTGGGTTTGAGGAGTTTAATTTATTGGGAGTGGATCAATCTCCTGTTTCTGTAGCTGTTACTTCACCGGAGGGGAATTTTGATGGAGCTAGTGTTGAGAGTGTAAAAGTGAAAGAAACAAGTGCTTCTGGAAGATACTGGTGGTGGAAACAAGATAACAAAATAGATATGGTAGAAAATGGTGCTGTTAAAGATTATGTGATGGAATGGATTGGAACTgagataaagaaagagagacCAAAGAGTGATTGGATTGGAGCtgcttcatcatcatcaagtaataatcaatcaattgccaaaatagataaaaagaagaatcgaAAGCGATTAGATTGGTGGGTATCTCTGGAGGAGGAGAAAGAGCAGAAGATTttgaagaaggagaagaggaGACAGCCAAGGGAATGGTGGAAGGAGGAATATTGTGAAGAgttggagaagaagaaaaagaagaagaagaagaagaaacgaGAAATAGGAACGAGTAGTGATGGAAATGGAGGAGAAGATTGGTGGCCCAGGGATGATGATTTGTATGTtgaggagaagaagaagaagaagaaaaggagtaGAAGTAGAAGTAGTATTGGCAGTATTGACTGGTTTAGTGGTGAACTCTTCAGAGGTAATCATATTAGCCATGATTCTTTAAGTGGAGAGATACCAAAGAGTGGTGGAATTAGTAGTACTCCGAGTATGAGAGGAACCGTTTGTTATGTTGCTCCTGAGTATGGAGGCGGTGGTCTCTTATCAGATAAGTCTGATGTTTATAGTTTTGGAGTTCTTTTATTAGTTCTTATTGCTGGTAGGCGTCCACTTCAGGTTACTAGTTCTCCAATGTCCGAGTTTCAGCGTGCCAATCTTATACACTGGGCTCGTCATCTTGCCCGTGCAGGAAAGCTTCTTGATTTGGTTGATCAGTCTGTACAGTGTTTGGATCGAGATCAAGCTCTGTTATGCATTACCGTTGCTCTTCTCTGTTTGCAGAAGTCCCCTACTCGCCGGCCTTGTATGAAGGAGGTCGTTGGAATGCTAACTGGCGAGTTAGAGCCACCTCAATTGCCAATTGAATTTTCTCCTTCAACGCCCTCCCGCTTCCCCTTTAAGTCCAGGTCACATAAGAAGGTCCGCTGA
- the LOC8258336 gene encoding transcription factor bHLH36 isoform X1 yields MFPLQQGNELCFKISSNPHQQQHTLIPQDLILDHPELLHACTDVTHNVGKSRRQKLMSADNNNKNDHGINTPSLITNDKKKMMHRDIERQRRQEMATLHASLRSLLPLEYIKGKRSISDHMNEAVNYIKHLRKRIEELDTKRDELKQQMNIRDIPSGSSGGSSGDCSPSSGVLIRPCLGGIEISFSSNLREKGQGFTLSRVLQVLLEAEISVVNCVSTNVNKRVLHTIQTEVKDPACLNLSELQQKLTSLVP; encoded by the exons ATGTTTCCTTTACAACAAGGCAATGAGTTGTGCTTCAAGATTTCCTCGAATCCTCATCAACAACAACACACATTAATCCCACAAGATCTGATTCTGGATCATCCTGAACTACTTCATGCCTGCACTGATGTAACACATAACGTGGGAAAAAGTCGGCGGCAAAAATTGATGTCTGCGgacaacaacaataaaaatgaTCATGGGATTAACACTCCTAGTCTTATTACTAATgataagaagaaaatgatgcaTAGAGATATTGAAAGACAAAGAAGGCAAGAAATGGCTACCCTTCATGCTTCTCTTCGATCTTTACTGCCTCTTGAATATATTAAG GGAAAGCGTTCTATATCTGATCACATGAACGAGGCTGTGAATTATATAAAGCATTTAAGGAAGAGGATTGAAGAACTGGATACTAAAAGGGATGAGTTAAAGCAGCAGATGAATATAAGAGATATTCCCTCGGGAAGTAGTGGTGGAAGTTCAGGTGATTGTTCCCCAAGTAGTGGAGTTTTGATCCGGCCTTGTTTGGGTGGCATTGAGATTAGTTTCAGTAGTAATTTAAGGGAGAAAGGCCAAGGTTTCACCCTATCACGAGTACTACAAGTACTGCTTGAAGCAGAAATATCAGTAGTTAACTGTGTTTCCACCAATGTAAACAAAAGGGTCTTGCATACCATCCAGACTGAG GTGAAAGATCCAGCTTGCTTAAATCTATCCGAGCTGCAGCAGAAATTAACTTCACTAGTCCCTTGA